DNA from Triticum aestivum cultivar Chinese Spring chromosome 7D, IWGSC CS RefSeq v2.1, whole genome shotgun sequence:
TGGTTTCACCTCCACTGCACCCGCCAAGATCGCTAATGACAGCGGCTTCAACGACACCCCGGTAGGAGGTGGACTACTCCCGAGAATTGGATCTGGCGGCTTGTTTCGATCAGGGGGGAAGCTTTGTTTGATGGCACGGTGTTCTTTCCACGTAGCTCCAGCAAGATATGGAGCCTGATCGGGTGGGGAAGCCTTGCGTGCGGAAATAGGAATCATACCACCGACGGACTCGAACCCTAGGCATACCAGATCGATCTGGACTCCGAGATCGACAGGACTGTTGGCGGACGGGGCCGCCGCGGGGCCGTAGTGCGGGCAAAACCTCACACACGGCAAAGGCGGCAAAGGCCAAGGCCTCGCCGGACGGGGGAGGTGGCGTAGCCACCATCGCCAAGTATTCGCCTGACCAAAGGTTGAGGCCATATCAGATCTCCCCATGGATCTACTCTGCACAACGAGTGATTTAGTTAGCTTGCTCTTTATTTCAAATAATTTCGAAAATACACTTAGCAAAATTTCTAAAAAGACTTCCATGTCTATTACTGATGTACAAAAGTGATGAAGTAAAACAGCTCAACCTGCCAGTTGTGTAGAAAAACAAAATGTGATTATTTAATGTTGTAAATAGCGTTTTATTTATTTGCATTATGGTTTTCACTCCTCATTTACGTTTTGAATTTCACTCCTCATTTCGTCCTGTATAAATATACGTATTTAGGATGTATAAGATCATCAATCTTTTTTTTCCATCTTACTGGGTAAATGTAAGTGTACATATGTATCAACTTGCATGGAACAAAGAGGAGTGGCTTATATGCTCGCAGTACTGTCCGCTTGTGAGCCCAAAAACTTTGATCAAAGAGGAGTGGCTTATATGTCTATAAAATTCTTCGAGTTGACAAAGTGGACCCATATAAAAGGCTTATTCATCGTCACATGTGTCCAAAAGACGTGAGCTGACCGGTCACAAACAAAATCGTGGTTCAGCTTGTATGTTTGAAGGTATATAGTCGAATCTATTGTAGTCGAGCCAACAAATGCATAAAGGACGTGCATCTAAATACAATATTCCAAATCAGAATGTTACTGAATATATCTTGACTACGATTGATTTTGAGTGATATAATGTTTGGTGTGCAAGTTTTTTTTAATTACACATTTTTATGCAGAGTGCTGACCAAACGAAGAAGAGAAATGATGCATCAATGCATAACTGTTGCAAATGATAATGTTTTACCAACTACCCCctctgtcccattatataagaatgtTAAAGTACAAAGCAAACTTTTTTTTATCAAACCAAGGAAAAAGTTTTTTTCGAGAATACACAAATTacgtaccatagctttatagaagaagAGAAATGCAAGGAAAAAGTTAGATGGGTTTAATGCGGGTTGAGCTAAATAATGCTAATTCACAGTAAAGTGCAAAGTTTTGGGATGGGAGTAGATAGATGAACCAATAATATGGAAGACATATTTGGTGGCGGAAAAAGTAGTAAACATGAAAAGCGGTAGTTCCAAGACAACCCACTTAGTCGATATTTAGAGTTTTCGATTTGGTATGAAGATAAATATCTCTTTGTTTAGTTGCACTCAGAAGGTGACAAGCTTGCATTCTAGAAACCCCGACCAACTTTATAGCTCTCAACCATGATATTTAAGAAAACTAAATAAACTCAAACAACAATGTATATTTGCAATCTATTAAGAGATACTAATTAAGTCGGTAAATATTTACAATTTGGTATgttctacttcctccgtcccaaaataattgCCTCAACCTTAATACAACTTCGTACTAAAGTttgtacaaagttaagacacttattttgagacggagggagtattttctaaGATCTAGCATAATTCAACTAAAACGAGACACTTAGTATCTCGAAAATAACTGAGTACGTCACAGTCGTTCTGATATATCTTTAAAATTTACCAAAATTGCTTTTCCCAACCGATGTTAAAATTACATAATAAAAATGTTATATCTTCCCAATCTAGATGTATTTTttcatacatccatttttatctatTTAGTTGCTAAGTATAATAGAAAAGTGTATAGGTTAAGTTCGCATGTTGAAAATATAAATTATAATTATAATTACATAAAAGTAAAACAGTTTAATCTAAATAAAAGCGAGCACTAGAGACGATCGGTTTCACCGGTCATCATTAGCCTTGCACAACGTTGGATGCCGATGCACCTGCAATGAATCAACTCGTTCATTAGTCACTGTTGCTTACATCACAAGTTGCTCATAAAAAATGAAGCCCTGACTATCAAAAGCAAAAAACATCTCCGAAAAGGAGATGAAGAAGGGCATATAGATGTACTTGTGAGACGTGGAGTAGTGATGACGTTTAAGAGTGGGACCACTATCTCGTCGACGCCGCTACAAAGGAGGTGGGCCGCCACAACATCGCCTTATTGTGCTCGCTTTCCTTCCTCCCAAAACCAACTCCTCATGACGACATGATTTAATCCGGGGTCAAATGGAAAGATTTTGACAGGGATGCACGAGTACCCTCATTTACAAAGAATCTTATTTTCCAAACAGGTCGCGGAATAGCCAGGTACCGCATACCCCCAGAACGCTCGCGCAGTATATGACAGACCCATATTCTGTTTATATTGAGCATTTATACAATGGATATTGAGAAGGTTCTAGAATATTCTATCGACCATTTTTTTTCTTCAGCTTTTTAGTTTAGTTATCTTTTCTATCCTCTTTCTTGTGTTCTATTTTCTTATTTTATGAATTGTTTTTCAAACACGCGAGTATTGGACTTGGCgaattttcaaatgcatgatttttGCAACATGGGAGcattttttgaagattttttctaattcatgattttttttaaattcagaACATTCATTGAAATGTGGGAACAACATTCAAATTCATGAGTGTTTTTTAAAATATAGGGACATTTTATGGAATTCAGAAACAATTTCCAAATTTATGAATATTTTGTGAAATCCAGGAACAATTTATTTAATTTGGATTTTTGTTGAAATTAGGATAATTTATATATAGTAAATAAGTAACGATTTCCAAATTCATGTACATTTTCAGAAATTCAGAAACAATTTTCATATTCTTTAAAATATTTCAATATTCCATTTTTTGAATTCTAAGAACATTTTTTAATTGTGAAGGCCTTTCCAAgttcagtttttttttaaattacaaCTTAAAAAAGAGTAATGTGAGTTTGCTCGCTTTCTCGTGAGCACCAATCTGTCTGAAGCGTCGCGAGCAACAGACGCGACACGGGCCGGCCCACTTCAAAGTGGGCAATCGGTTTAGCGAACCACCTGAACcagttttttcctgttttgttaTCTTTTACtggtatttttttctatttttgtcaTATATTTCGTTTTATTTTCGTTTTTCATCTCATTTGTTCAATTTTTCCTTCATAAATTCAAATTGTTTTCCAGACCAATCATAATTTCATCTCTTATTTTTTTGGAAAATGTTCTAAAtccaaattttgttcatgttttcagaaaatgttacgTTTTCAGATTTTGTTCACGTTTAAAAAAAATTCAGTGTTTTGAAATAAATGTCACCATTGAAACCAATGTTAACTGTGTATGAACAAATGTTCATCATGTTTAGAACAATTGTTCAGTGTGCATTTGAAAAGGAATTCACTATATTTTTCAAAAAAGTTCGCTGTGTATTTgcataatgttcattgtgtacttAGAAAATTTTCAGTGTCTATTTCAAATtcactttttttaattttttcgcaGTTGAGAAAAATTGTGTGGAATTTGACATTTGTTcacattttgaaaaatgttcacgttttaaATTTTTGTTCGAATTTGATACCTGTTCATGATTACAgataatatttgcaattttcaaagAAAATTATTAACCATTTTCCAAGAAATTGTCATAAAAAGCTGTTTTTTTTGTATTGGCGGCTGCAGTTTGTTCTTAAATGTTCGCACAACCTACGGATTTCTTACACTCAAAAGCTCAAGTGCTAAGGTACACTAGGTCTTTGACGCATTTTTGGGGGATTTTAGCAGTCCGCACAGGAGAGGTCGCTATCGGCCCACTGAATGGGCCAATCTGTTAGGATCGCCTGTTACGTGTAAGCGCTGGTAGTGGGACGCTCGTGAGCATTGGGACCTCCTATATGGAGCGGGACCTCCTATATGTACGCGtaagagagcaactagttaacgatcGCTCATTCGGGAGCCTTCAACGATcactgggagggggggggggtggggcgaGAGCGTGCCACTTGGCGCGTTCtaagccgccgccacgtgtcgcgctccggGCGTTTCCTCCTTTTCCCTTAttttttggtttttcaccggtctttcttagcttttggacgaaaaaagtttcaaaaaaaattgtgagaAAAAAGCTGTTTTGTTTTTTCTTCCGTGAGGGGCATGATTTTGCTTTCACGGGAGACActgttttgctttcacgagaggcatggccgtgcctctctgaaacgaaaaaaaaaacatgtttttcccCTTTCACGAGAGGCATAGTTTTGCTTTCATGAGAGGCACGAACTTggctctcggaaacgaaaaaatgcattttttttctttttgcgagaGACATGGTTTTGAATccacgagaggcatggccgtgcctctcaaaaatgaaaaaaaatcatgttttttttGTTCTGCGAGAGGCACGACCCCGCCTCTTGGAAAGGAAAATAAatgagttttcttttttctttccacgAGAGGTACGGTTTTGAttccgtgagaggcacgattttgtTTTTGCTCGGAAAGGGGAAAAATGCTTCCGGTTCGGATTTTTCATcctgtttttttcgtgaaaaaaagtttgtcTAAACTTATCAACATGAGatttagttttgaaaatctcgacgTGAGGAATCCAATAATAAAAACGGTCCGAGATTTGAATgcacagtttaagagataaaacattaaAAAAAATGAATCTACGAAAAGGGACAGCTCACTTTttagtgcgccacttgtcgcatcTTGGAGTGTGTGAGTGATTTTTAGGAGGAGTACTCGTTCATTAATTAGTGATTTCCGGTCTAAAAAAGAAAACTGGGATATCTATTTGGGCCGTGCTCGTGCTTAGCTCAGTAAAGCTGACGCCTCCAGCCCGTGTCATCACGGAAGGAGAAGAGCCTCCACAGTCCAGCACGCTCTTCCCCGGAACCCAAAACCGTCCTGGTCTCCCCCTTCCCCAAGCCAGGCCTAGCTCAGCCGCCGGCGAACATGGGGACGCGGGAGGTGTACGAGGAGAAGCTCCGCAGCGGCGCGCACCTCCACCGCGACCCCACCATCAACCCCGGCCTCGGCTCCGCCCGCTGCCCCCGCTGCCTCTCCCTCCTCAACCCCGCCACCAGCTCCGTACGTACTCCCCAACCCCCCTCCCTTCCTCCCCCGATTCCTCCTCCTCCGTCTGCCCCCCGGTTCGTTCTCACCGGATGTTTATGCTTTTCTCTTGGACGCAGGGAGGGCGCGACTGGGCCATCACCTCCGTCCTGCACGACGCCACCGCCGTGGTAACGCgatttcgccccccccccccccccccccccccccccctttttgctGCTTAATTTCTACGGGCGCCTGCCCGAGATCCGCAATTGGGGAGATTCGTCGCTAACTTGTGTGCTTGCTTCCTGCCTGTCCTGTTGCTGCAGACTGGTTCCGGCGCCGGCGCGATGCTCAGTGCGGTGCACGGGTTCAATACAGGTTCGTTGTGTTTGATCCCAGCCCATTGTTTTACTTGTTAGCGTCGATGAGAAACTGAATGTTTTGGTTTTGTAACAGGGATCCCGTTCGTCCAGAAGCATGTGAAGGGCCCCAAGTGGCTGCACTTACTCGTTGGGGTAAGTCTTGATTTGGGTTCATGTGATGCTAGTATGCAATTGTTCCTTTCATTCAGCTCAGTCGTTTTGATTGTTAGAATTACAGTTACTACAAGATCAATGCGTCTTTTCTTACATATCTACAGCGATGCTCTtctgggtttcatctccataagagtggctgagttttgacgttggctcgccaagcctatcacagccctcctcctttaccccggcttgggaccggctatgtttgAGACAACATAGGCGTAGTTATCTTTTCTTACATATCTGAAGATGTATTTTGTTTTTGTAATGCTAGGAGATGTGTGCAGTGAAGGAGGTTATCCGTACTTAGTTAATCAGGCGGATGAGTGAAAGGCACAAATTGACACCAGTTCCTATAAAAAGAAAAATTCACAGGAAACTCAAGGATGCTATCTGGAGTCTATTAGATGAATGCTAATTTAaccgcggcggggggggggggggggggggggggggggggcttttgccATACTATACAGataggaaacaacaacaacaagaagttgCCTAttgtcccaagcaagttggggtaggcccTGTACAGATAGGGAAAACAAAATAAATTAAGTCACTAAACCTTTCTTTCTAGCATGATATAATTTTGAAAATTGCTGTGTGTAGCATTTAAGAGCAAGAGCAGGGTATTTACTTTATTTAATAGGATCCTTGACAAATGGTATTAACGAGAAGCAAAAAAAGGCCATCTCCCAAGGCACCTGTTTGAATGTTTGAGTTGCTGGACAAGTTCGAAATGAAAAGGTGTTGAATTAAGGAGTATAAACATGGGATCTCTGCACTTTCGGTATTAGGAAGTTCAACCTACATAAGTTCTGGTTTGCTACCATATATTAGACTACCGAGATTGTGATATTTAATAAGTACTTGCGATGGAGCTTTTCTGTCATGTGTTTCAACGACACTGATAATAGACTTGCATTGATCTGCTTGATATTTGGCACTCTTAGCAGTTACTGTAACTGTTAAATTCACATTGTTGTTACAGGTTCAATTAACGGAGGTGGTATTTTATTTGTGCAGGTCCCTCCTTTGGTCTTATTCTCTGGTGCCAGTGCTTTATTTGGGGGTAAGTCTTTGGAATACAATTTGGTATTCATTTTATTCAACTCTACAAACCTTGTGTATGTATTGCTCTAGTTTCCAGTCTAGcatttagggcctgtttggtttccGCCAACGCCAGCCTTAACAAAACGAGCCACACCAATATTTTGGCGAGGGATTCCGCCGCCGCAGTTTCGCCCGAGAGCGGACGCCAGATCTGCACTGGTAGCCAATATTTTGTTGTGGCTGTGATGATTTTGCTTCCAACCAAACAGGAGCCCACCTTGGTAGTCAACGCCAATTTTTTGGTGGGGCAACCGCGGTTGCAATCCAGACAGCCCCTTACATGCAAATAATGTAGCGAAGTTGTTATTCATACATAAGTATCAGTGTATCCAGTATCCACTATCCACTGTTAGGGAAGGAATGTAACGGCAGAAAACTATATATTTTAGGTGCAATATAAAGAATATTTGATTAGGGTGGGAACTTGGCATAGGGTATGGTTCATTTTAGCGTTCTTGAGGCACCATATGTACCTTACCAATTTCTGTTATCCTAAGCATGTAAGAATTGACAGCCGAGCTTATCTTCCCAGTTCTATCAGCATATTTCTCGGTTAAGTAGACCTGATCTCAAACGAAAAGTGGGTCATCTGTACTTCGGTAGATTAGAGCCTATAATAAATCCTGGTTTGTTTGAAATCTCTGAAGGTCATCTAGTAGAAGTTATTTGTAATATTAGCCTCAGCGAATTATTGGATGTCGTCTTTTTTTGTATGCTTAACTGCATGTTGCCAGGCATCTATCCAGCATTAGCTAGATAGCACAGCATGGTTACGTTAGGTGTTCTGGACACCAGGCGTGGGGGTGGGGTGTGTGTGGGTGGTGGTAGTAAGCTCTTTGCCAGGGTAATTCCCTTTCATATCCTGTGCCTGTTATATAATAATTGATAATGGAAAGTACTCCTGAAGACTCACCGGCCATACGCAATAGCCCGTAGTCGGGTGAAGTTAATTTGTGCGACATCCTGTCTTGCCACAGTAAAACATGGCTTCATTTTATTCCTTTCTGTATTGAATTGTCGTATTAAACATTTACGGTGTGCCTAGAATCGGCATCTGTTTATGCAAGTGGTTGGCTCTATGGGCTTGGAATAACTTTATTATTATTAGCTAACGCCAGATGATCTGCTACTTTGTTTTCACAGCTTACGCGCTCCCAACGTTTGCTCAGCTCACTGTGACATCCTATTATGCTGCATCAAGTGCCTCTCACTACGCAATTTCACAGATCACCCGCCAGATCGAGAAGGCCCATTTGTCAGGCGCCGAGGAGAAATCTTGATTAGCTGCTGCTTGCAATCAGTCAGTTTGTTTGGTGCACATGCCATGTACACGGCATATACGGACTCCCTCCTTCTCCATGTTGCAGTGGTCTGATAGTTTTGCTGAGTTTCAGGCTCAAACCTGTTCTACCATAAAGTATAATGTGTAGCTTTGCTAATTGCTACTCATGTCACTTTTAAGACCAAATTGTGTTGGATTCCTTGGCTCTTTTTGCCGTTTGGATAAAATGCTATCTGAAATTATTGGTCACGAGTTCAGAATGTAATTTCGTATTAGAATGCATGTATCATGTGTACAACCATTGGTGGAAAAGGGCCGAGCAAGGACTCCGCCAAATTCAGCCAACACTCTTGGTTCCTTTTAAGTACAACAAAGGCAACTCTGTCATTGTTCTTTTTTAGGGAACCTTGCACTCAATGTGAGCAAGGCTCCTATTTTGCTTCAATAAGCTTGAATAACGAGGAAGATGGTCTTTGCTGAACGATGGGTCAGTTTGGTCACTGGGATGCTCACCAAATTTCAATCAAGTGATTTTTATCGCCGCGCTTATGCTAATAGGAGATGATGCCTGATTGTTTAACTTCTGAATGACAGATCAGAAACATCTTTGTAGGTTAATGAAAAATCGAGTCAAGTTCATAACCCACTATACTAAATGAACTTTGGAACATAACTTCTCGCATGGATAATAATTAAATTAACCAAAGCAACGACCGTAAGCAAATGGCTCGGTTTAACAGCGTTTCCACCATTTGCGAATCAAGTTAGACTGAATGTACTTGCCATTTTATTTAGTGCCAGCGGAGACGTTCCCCAGACAGAAGAACTAACCACGAAATACTACTCGTATGCTAGGCCACTGGTTAATCATCACCGAGATGAATCTCGAGGTCCAGGAAGATGGGATCGAGCAGCCCCGGCGGCGCCTTGACGCCGGACCACCGCGCCTTCTCCCTCACCTGCCGCCGCTGAACCTTCCACCGCAGCCGCCACGCCAGGAGCTTCCTCCGCTGCTTTCCGCCCCACGGCCCGGCGCCGTCGCCGCATCCCGGCGGCAGCCCCGAGCGCCGCCTGACCGACCGCAGCGGCCCGCGCGGCGCCCTGCGGTCGGCGGCCTTcgtcctcctggccgccggccgctgcggcgcctccggcTCCTCCTCGCCCCTCCCGGCGTCATCCCGGCCGTCGTCAGAGTGGTGGCGATACGCGTACATGCCGCCGTCGGAGTCGTAGTCGTCGTCGTCGGGGTAGAAGCGGCGGAACGCGCCGTCGCTGGCCATGGTCGGTTGCTCCCGCCGGTTAGGGCTGGGGATTGGCGGCGGGGGGTTGCCCGCGCGCTTATTATGGGGCCACGTACGACGTCGGTGGCGTGTGCGTTCGTGCCCCTTGGCGCGTCGTGTCCGACCGTCTCTTCGTTTCCGTCACGTGCGCGACCCCGCGACGGAACACCGACCGACCACGCTTCCGCGTGTCATCGGACCCGATTCGATTTGGCCGCTCGGTCGGTTGGTTGGGTTTAGTCTTTGGCCGCTCGGGCCGCACACCTACAAAATCTCTTCGCACAATGGAGTAGCAGTACCATCGTTCTACCAAAATTTAAGGAGGATCTGAGCTACCCAAATCAGTAAATTGCGGGCCTTCTCATtgtctcatttttttggccttcaACCATCAATCATTTCATCCTTCTAGACTGTGCTCTGGAAAATGTGGGAGGCGAGAAATCAAATGGTCTTTAATGATGTGTGCCTCTCACATGTGGATACAATCCACTCAATTATTGAGGAGCTCACAATTTGGTACGGTCTCACCGGCAAAAACTTCTTCTCATcggggttagagcatctccagccgttggccctccaAGGATGCATAAAAATCGCCCTCTGGGGGCGAGCCAGCGATACAATCAGCGCTGgaggcggttttgcgcccagtcgtcgcccccaggcgccgatattggcccacttttcagccccatttcggcgaataaagggcccatatgggcgagaataggcccatattcggcgtgattcgccgtggctcggcgttcaattatcaacataatttttttatcacatatttcatcacagaaaaattaaatacttcaacaaaatagtacaacaacaaatagttcaatacaaattatatagttcaacaaataaaaactcatatttcatcacacgtcgcgcccggcgtcgtccttgagcctccatagatgctctatcagatcttgctgcagttgatgatgcacctatgggtctcggatctcctgacgcatactgagataggcagtccaggttgccggtagctgatGATCAACtttggctagaggaccctgcctgtagtatggttcagtgtcaaacactgggtcttcttgctcgctctcgatgatcatgttgtgcaagatgacacagcaagtcataataccacatttgatctttcgaccaggtctgagcggggtaccggacaacatcaaatcaagattggagcacaccaaatgcccgctcgacatccttcctgcaagcctcctgaatcttcgcaaaccaggcattcttgcctcctggcacggggtttgagatcgtcttcacaaat
Protein-coding regions in this window:
- the LOC123165234 gene encoding uncharacterized protein; protein product: MGTREVYEEKLRSGAHLHRDPTINPGLGSARCPRCLSLLNPATSSGGRDWAITSVLHDATAVTGSGAGAMLSAVHGFNTGIPFVQKHVKGPKWLHLLVGVPPLVLFSGASALFGAYALPTFAQLTVTSYYAASSASHYAISQITRQIEKAHLSGAEEKS